One region of Trichosurus vulpecula isolate mTriVul1 chromosome 1, mTriVul1.pri, whole genome shotgun sequence genomic DNA includes:
- the LOC118837282 gene encoding methyl-CpG-binding domain protein 1-like, translated as MAPKPSRRVDPKAAKRSPLSGRRFSKAEDWVDCPALGPGWKRRENFRKKGATCGLSDTYYLSPAGHQIRSKVELARYLGPGRDLRGFHFKLGILQPSPAQVAPPQNETKRPRRGQGRPRKEPAPSPLEQPDPERSLAALPPADGVEAPEPGQPTETPQAEPAGAPPTGPTEAPRSNLAEAPQSDRGGHPRRRWRQRWLQTQGCEVPRSDPPGEPEKGAPSGGPDGCSAAAVSGAAAAAAVPGSAAASAAVPGSAAATIRAASPAAPAAAAASTARALEAGARGSGCGLCAGCRAQEDCGTCWICSRDGKPGLVRRWRCLARRCLQKRPKKRSRGSGARKTPGRRRRAPAPPPSARAGSPVVIADRRRRRPRHSRRCGACTACQRLLDCGECDFCLDKPKFGGSNQKRQKCRWRQCLTFAVKRLLPALRDSTPVERPAWRRPRKGTFGNRPFRLGWTRYRGRLGQRPRQEQPPVPKEELGTDCLQPEETSSVILPGDEGIPVLGLSAKPETPPPPVPHHNDLGEYESPGLEVFNASPQLKQEIKNFGSQAPEATLSPPDSFLPDLPSKETDGAPPQQPVKEEEDLEEEVASTPVIMEIYSLGKAAPTAAGLFGTLDSVLQEFLMELNELPLPAHWEVLPTRGPDLCLIQRSVVSTVAAAVIHIQPGLYFRVEVRDVPVPPTHELYSAHPLRLTTVDEVIELICNLEAYRLCPGWLDSWHQGQRSPGCDVLVYEGRCQYCCLKPWSLEKKQ; from the coding sequence ATGGCCCCCAAGCCCAGCCGCCGAGTCGATCCCAAGGCAGCCAAGCGCTCCCCGCTCTCCGGGCGCCGTTTCTCCAAGGCCGAGGACTGGGTAGATTGCCCCGCATTAGGCCCGGGATGGAAGAGGCGGGAGAACTTCCGAAAGAAGGGAGCCACCTGCGGCCTCTCGGATACCTATTACCTGAGCCCGGCCGGCCATCAGATCCGCAGCAAGGTGGAGCTGGCCCGTTACCTGGGCCCGGGCAGGGACCTCCGCGGTTTTCATTTCAAGCTCGGGATTTTGCAGCCGTCGCCCGCGCAGGTAGCACCGCCTCAGAACGAGACCAAGAGGCCGCGACGAGGACAGGGAAGGCCCAGAAAGGAACCGGCGCCCTCTCCTCTGGAGCAGCCTGATCCCGAGAGGTCCCTGGCCGCGCTGCCCCCAGCCGACGGCGTCGAGGCCCCTGAGCCCGGACAGCCGACCGAGACTCCCCAGGCTGAGCCGGCCGGGGCCCCCCCGACTGGCCCCACCGAGGCTCCCCGGAGCAACCTTGCGGAGGCCCCCCAGAGTGACCGCGGCGGGCACCCGCGGCGGCGGTGGCGCCAGCGGTGGCTTCAGACCCAGGGCTGCGAAGTCCCGAGGAGCGACCCCCCCGGGGAGCCAGAGAAAGGCGCGCCCAGCGGGGGGCCCGATGGCTGCTCTGCCGCCGCGGTTTCGGGGGCCGCAGCCGCCGCCGCTGTTCCGGGGTCCGCGGCCGCATCCGCCGCCGTCCCGGGGTCCGCGGCCGCCACCATCCGGGCGGCTAGCCCCGCCGCCCCCGCCGCTGCCGCTGCCTCGACGGCGCGGGCTCTCGAGGCGGGCGCTCGCGGATCGGGCTGCGGCCTGTGCGCCGGCTGCCGGGCCCAAGAGGACTGCGGCACCTGCTGGATTTGCTCGCGCGACGGGAAGCCGGGCCTCGTCCGGCGCTGGCGGTGCCTGGCAAGGCGCTGCCTTCAGAAGCGCCCAAAGAAGAGGTCCAGAGGCTCGGGGGCGAGGAAGACCCCCGGCCGGCGCCGCCGAGCCCCCGCGCCCCCTCCCTCAGCACGGGCGGGTAGCCCAGTGGTCATCGCGGATCGCCGCCGCCGCCGGCCGCGCCACAGCCGCAGGTGCGGGGCCTGCACAGCCTGCCAGCGCCTGCTGGACTGCGGCGAGTGCGACTTCTGCCTGGACAAGCCCAAGTTCGGTGGCTCCAACCAGAAGCGCCAGAAGTGCCGCTGGCGACAGTGTCTCACTTTTGCTGTGAAGCGCCTGCTGCCAGCCCTGAGGGACAGCACCCCAGTGGAACGGCCGGCCTGGCGCCGCCCTAGGAAGGGCACCTTTGGTAACCGGCCCTTCCGTCTGGGTTGGACCAGATATAGGGGCCGCCTGGGCCAGAGGCCGAGGCAGGAGCAGCCTCCTGTGCCCAAGGAGGAGTTGGGTACTGACTGTTTGCAGCCGGAGGAGACCAGCTCGGTCATCCTGCCAGGGGATGAGGGCATCCCTGTGCTTGGGCTCAGTGCCAAGCCAGAGACCCCTCCGCCCCCTGTGCCCCACCACAATGACCTAGGGGAGTATGAGTCTCCAGGACTTGAAGTGTTCAATGCATCTCCTCAACTGAAGCAGGAGATAAAGAACTTTGGGTCCCAGGCTCCTGAAGCCACCTTATCACCCCCTGATAGCTTCCTTCCTGATCTGCCCAGCAAGGAAACTGATGGGGCCCCTCCACAGCAGCCTGTGAAAGAGGAGGAAGACTTGGAAGAAGAAGTTGCCAGCACCCCTGTGATCATGGAGATATATAGTCTGGGCAAGGCTGCCCCAACAGCAGCAGGACTCTTTGGAACCCTGGACAGTGTCCTACAGGAGTTTCTAATGGAACTGAATGAGTTGCCGTTGCCTGCCCACTGGGAAGTGCTGCCAACAAGGGGACCAGACCTCTGCCTCATCCAGCGATCCGTCGTGTCCACTGTGGCTGCAGCGGTTATCCATATCCAACCAGGCCTGTACTTCCGTGTAGAGGTTCGCGATGTCCCAGTGCCACCCACCCATGAGCTCTATTCTGCCCACCCATTACGACTCACCACTGTGGATGAGGTGATAGAGCTCATCTGCAACCTAGAAGCCTACCGCCTGTGCCCTGGTTGGCTTGACAGCTGGCATCAGGGCCAGCGTTCTCCTGGCTGTGATGTCTTGGTCTATGAGGGCCGCTGCCAATACTGCTGCCTAAAGCCTTGGTCTTTGGAGAAGAAGCAGTAA